One part of the Malus sylvestris chromosome 2, drMalSylv7.2, whole genome shotgun sequence genome encodes these proteins:
- the LOC126610853 gene encoding uncharacterized protein LOC126610853, translated as MLNFHFAGLAVLFITGVVLSGEIGGVVGQLCGADIGGLVTQCAAYVQKGTPMTDPSEACCELIRQVDIPCACKHVTKEVEQMVDMNKVVHVVSYCGKPVPKGMKCGSYTVPPVSG; from the exons ATGCTCAATTTTCACTTCGCGGGTTTGGCCGTCCTTTTCATCACCGGAGTTGTATTGTCCGGTGAGATTGGCGGGGTTGTTGGGCAGTTATGCGGAGCTGACATTGGAGGACTTGTAACACAATGTGCAGCCTATGTGCAAAAGGGCACGCCCATGACAGATCCATCTGAGGCATGCTGCGAGTTGATTAGGCAAGTGGACATTCCATGCGCATGTAAGCACGTGACCAAGGAGGTGGAACAGATGGTTGACATGAATAAGGTTGTTCATGTCGTTTCCTACTGCGGTAAACCTGTTCCCAAGGGAATGAAGTGTGGAA GTTATACAGTTCCTCCTGTTAGTGGTTGA